The proteins below are encoded in one region of Aquisphaera giovannonii:
- a CDS encoding BatA domain-containing protein, with protein MSFLTPLYLLGALAVAAPIVLHLIRRTTRGEVPFSSLIFLEPSPPRLTRRSRLDQWPLLLLRAAALILLAVAFARPFLRETAGMSLGRGDRRIALLIDTSASMKRADLWPKARAAAAEVIDGCLPGDQLAVIAFDGSPRTLLGFEESSKLDPARRAVVARSLVDQLAPGWQATRLGRALVHAAGVIEDAGDAAGDTSKLARRIVLVSDLQQGSELDVLGDFEWPRDVELELKTVTSEGSNAGLGAVAGREDREAKDEKDAGDLRVRVTNDAASKNEAFTLAWADGKGQPVPAYVPPGETRVVRMPRPAGTPPGHAVKLTGDADDFDDTLHLAVDSAQPAFVLFLGRDAADDASGLLYYLKRAFEGTSARPVTVEPVSPDAPLAMDPGRSIPLVVAAAETPTPNAERLRAYANDGGTVLVVLGAAGNVPTLATLADAPGLIVEEGPTRGDAMLTEIAFDHPLFAPFASPQFNDFTKIRFWKHRRLPADKLAGARVLARFEGGDPAIVEKPVGKGRVVIMASGWRPADGQLARSSKFVPLLNGLLAGPGADPGFSPQRLVGDQVRLPEGTRTVRKPDGSSVAIEAGVGSFSGTDAPGLYAAETAKGRVEFAVNLDPAETRTAPMDAETLERLGCRLSKDAARVEADREAMRQLQIEELEGRQKLWRPLILAALAVLIVETWLGGWLGRPRATPAEAHAS; from the coding sequence TTGAGCTTCCTCACGCCGCTCTACCTCCTGGGTGCCCTCGCCGTCGCGGCGCCGATCGTCCTCCACCTGATCCGCCGCACGACCCGCGGCGAGGTGCCCTTCAGCTCCCTGATCTTCCTGGAGCCGTCGCCGCCCCGCCTCACGCGACGGAGCCGGCTGGACCAGTGGCCCCTGCTCCTGCTCCGCGCGGCCGCCCTCATCCTGCTGGCCGTCGCCTTCGCCCGGCCCTTCCTCCGCGAAACGGCCGGCATGAGCCTGGGCCGGGGGGACCGCCGCATCGCGCTATTGATCGACACGAGCGCGAGCATGAAGCGGGCCGACCTCTGGCCGAAGGCCAGGGCCGCGGCGGCCGAGGTCATCGACGGCTGCCTCCCCGGCGACCAGCTCGCGGTGATCGCGTTCGACGGCTCGCCCCGGACGCTGCTGGGATTCGAGGAGTCGTCGAAGCTCGACCCGGCCCGCCGGGCCGTGGTCGCGAGGTCGCTCGTGGATCAGCTCGCGCCGGGCTGGCAGGCCACCCGCCTGGGCCGGGCCCTGGTCCACGCCGCCGGCGTAATCGAGGACGCGGGCGACGCGGCAGGCGACACTTCGAAGCTGGCCCGCCGGATCGTCCTGGTGAGCGACCTCCAGCAGGGGAGCGAGCTCGACGTCCTCGGCGACTTCGAGTGGCCCCGGGACGTCGAGCTGGAGCTGAAGACGGTCACCAGCGAGGGTTCCAACGCCGGCCTCGGCGCCGTCGCCGGCAGGGAAGACAGGGAGGCGAAGGACGAGAAGGATGCCGGCGACCTGAGGGTGCGCGTCACGAACGACGCCGCGTCGAAGAACGAGGCCTTCACGCTCGCCTGGGCTGACGGCAAGGGGCAGCCCGTCCCGGCCTACGTCCCGCCCGGCGAGACCCGCGTCGTCCGCATGCCCCGGCCCGCGGGTACTCCGCCGGGGCACGCCGTCAAGCTGACGGGGGACGCGGACGACTTCGACGACACGCTCCACCTCGCCGTCGATTCGGCGCAGCCGGCCTTCGTCCTCTTCCTGGGCCGCGACGCGGCCGACGACGCCTCGGGCCTGCTCTACTACCTGAAGCGCGCGTTCGAGGGCACGTCGGCACGCCCCGTGACGGTCGAGCCCGTCTCCCCGGACGCCCCCCTGGCGATGGACCCCGGCCGCTCCATCCCCCTGGTCGTCGCGGCGGCCGAGACGCCCACGCCGAACGCCGAGCGCCTGCGTGCGTACGCGAACGACGGCGGGACCGTGCTCGTGGTGCTCGGGGCGGCGGGGAACGTGCCGACGCTCGCGACCCTCGCGGACGCCCCGGGCCTGATCGTCGAGGAGGGCCCGACGCGGGGCGACGCGATGCTGACCGAGATCGCGTTCGACCATCCGCTCTTCGCGCCGTTCGCCTCGCCCCAGTTCAACGACTTCACGAAGATCCGCTTCTGGAAGCACCGTCGGCTGCCCGCGGACAAGCTGGCCGGGGCCCGCGTCCTGGCCCGCTTCGAGGGCGGCGACCCGGCGATCGTGGAGAAGCCCGTCGGCAAGGGGCGGGTCGTGATCATGGCCAGCGGCTGGAGGCCGGCGGACGGCCAGCTCGCGCGGTCGTCCAAGTTCGTGCCGCTGTTGAACGGCCTCCTCGCCGGCCCGGGGGCCGATCCGGGCTTCTCGCCCCAGCGGCTCGTCGGCGACCAGGTCCGGCTGCCCGAGGGCACCCGCACCGTCCGCAAGCCGGACGGCTCGTCGGTCGCGATCGAGGCGGGAGTGGGCTCGTTCTCCGGGACCGACGCCCCGGGGCTCTACGCGGCCGAGACGGCCAAGGGCCGGGTCGAGTTCGCCGTCAACCTGGACCCGGCGGAGACCCGGACCGCGCCCATGGACGCCGAGACGCTGGAGCGGCTCGGCTGCCGCCTGTCCAAGGACGCCGCGAGGGTCGAGGCCGACCGCGAGGCGATGCGCCAGTTGCAGATCGAGGAGCTGGAGGGTCGTCAGAAACTCTGGCGGCCGCTCATCCTGGCCGCCCTGGCCGTCCTGATCGTCGAGACCTGGCTCGGGGGCTGGCTCGGCCGCCCCCGGGCGACCCCAGCGGAGGCCCACGCATCATGA